AGCGATCAGTATCTTTTCCATGTTCAATCCTTTCATCTCAAGACGAGGACCGGACAAGTCACGTGATGCACGACGGCATGGGACACACTCCCCAAGAGGAAACGAGAAATCCCCTTGCGCCCATGGGAGGTCACGACCACCAAATCCCTACCCTTCGCCTCCTGTTCAATCACCGATGCCGGATTACCCGTGGCGACCTTCGTGCTCACCGTATAGCGAGGGTTGAAGAGTTTGGCGGCGGTCGAATTGACGAGTTCCTCCGCATAGCGCTCCGCGCCCTCCCACCATGTTCCGGTTCCCAGCGCGTCATATGGATCGTTTACTCCGATCGGAGTGAGGGCATGAAGCACACAGAGCTCCGTGGGATCGGCAAAGGGATGTTGTGTAAGCCATTTCGCGATTCGGTCGGCGTCGTCTCGGTCCTCGATCGCGACGAGCACCCGCTGAACCTTGCGAGCAGCTCCTCGCACGATCAGGACAGGTCTGGAGCCATGGAGAAGCACACGATGAGACACGCTTCCAAGCACAACCTCGGAAAGACGACTTCGTCCACGCACGCCTACGACAATCAAGTCGGCTGAGAGGTTGTCGGCGCTGTCGAGGATGAGCTGAGCGGGACTGCCGATTTCGTTCACCTTCCTGATCGGCGTCACCTCGGCCGGTACCATAGCTGCGGCGCGTTCCAGTAGTTGGCGTCCCGAATCGACCATCGCATTGCGGAAATCGTCGTACCCTTGCACGTTGCTCGCTTGGGCCACGAACGGATGCTTCAAAATCCCCAAATCGACGCCATGGACTATTGTGACGTCGGTCGGATGATAGAGTTGAAACGTCTGGGTGACTGCAGCGAACGCCTGATCCGACCAATCGACGCCGATGACGACTCTCATGGCATGATCCTCCCAGCCCAAGCGCTATACGGAGGACCGCGACCTCTCGCGCATCCCTTCCTCTGCCAAGTTCAAGTACTCCACCACATCGTGATCGCTGACCTGAGCAAAGTCGATATAGTGGGTACCCACAGCCAAAAACGGGTCCGGTGTGACAAGGACGACTAACTCATCCACTTGCGTGCGGGCCTCTCGGATGGTCTCTACCGGACCAACCGGAATGGCTCCAATCAGGCGGCCTGGTTTGAGATGTCTGATGGATTGAACGGACGCAAAGAACGTGGACCCGGTCGCGATTCCATCATCCACGAGAATCACGATACGGTCGGTGAGCGTGGGTAATCGCCGGCCTTGTCGATAGAGGTGCTCCCGCCGAACGATCTCCTGCTGCTGCACCTGAATAGACGTCTGGATGTCAGGTCGTGAGAGGTGAAACGCGGCCATCGCCTCGGGATTCAAGAACACAGTCCCTGTCTCTGCCACCGCCCCTAATGCATACTCGGGATTATCAGGTGCTCCCAGCTTTCGAGCGATAAAGACGTCCAACGGAAGATGCAGTCCTACGCTCAGTTGATACCCGACTGCCACACCGCCGCTTGGAAGCGCTAAGATAATGGCTGCCGGCTCGTCACGATACCGAATCAATCGTTCGACGAGCCGCCGACCCGCTTCTTCGCGATTCCTAAATGCCATGTGTCTCTTTTCCACTCATTGAAGTTCATAGGCCTACATCAAACCGCTTGTTACGCTCACTCCGATCAAGAACATCGTCAAAACGATCAGGATGGCCGTGAGGAGCAGGTGGTGCTGCGGCCTTGCCTCATTCTGATTCCAATGGACTTCCCATGGAATTTCGAGGTAACGCGGATGACGAAACATAATGCCCTCCTTTTCCCGATGAAAGCCGGGGGTTGAAGGTTCAGGCAACTTTCACTTCGATCGCTTTGGGCTTGGCCTTCTCCGACTTTGGAAGATGGACTTTCAACACGCCATCTTTGTATTCGGCATTGACCTTGGACCCATCGGCGTCTTCGGGAAGGACAAAGCTCCGCATAAAGCTGCCGTACGCCCGTTCCACGCGATGATACTTCTTGCCCTTTTCTTCCTTCTCGTATTTCCGTTCGCCGCTGATGGCAAGGACATCGTCATGGACGTTGATCTTGATCTCTTCTTTCGTCATTTCGGGCACTTCCGCTTTGATGACATACTCCTTCTCGTCTTCCAAGATATCCACCAGCGGCGACCACTCCGCGACAGTGATGGCTTCCTTCTTGTCCCCGGTAGAAACCGGTGTACGACCGAAGAAGCTTGAGAGTCGTTTCTCCATCTCTTCGAGTTCCTTGAACGGGTTCCATCGAGTCGTCGGTTCCCATCTTGTCAATCCGCTCATAACCAGTGCCTCCTTCTTCTGTAGTTTCTGAAGCCTGTCGTCAATCCGATGCCGCTGCATCGATGGTGCCAAGATCTCACGCTCGTACAGGGCCCTCTTGAAAACCGATACGTGAGATGGTTGGTGCACGTCTCGCTCCCATGGAAAGGAGCGGGATCTGTGGCATTACGGGTCAAGTACTTGGGGACATCTGTTGCTTCTTTCTACATCACTGAGAGTGAACTTGTTCAAAGTCTTCCCGACCATTTCAACAATAGATCTTCCTAAGACCATATCGCTGCTTCATTCGGCGAAGATCAAATCACACGAGAAACAAAACGAGAGCGGAGGTAGGTCCAGAGAGCTGCTTGTGAAAGGTGGAGGTCTTGGAGGGGTTTTAGGCTTCCCGCTCCGTACCGGCGGGCTTGCTCACCACCCCCACACTTGACCTCGATTCTCTCGACTGTTCCTCTCACCGAGGCCTCCGCTCACTTCTAAGGTAACCGTCTTCTATGAATAATCAATAGCCGATCGTCTGATCACCGACGCCTGTGTTGTGATCTGCACGAGAGCTGTTTGACAGCGCCATGGTTTGCACGGCTGACAGATCGTTCCTATCTTTTTGAGAGCGATGAGCAACGGATGTGCCGCAATCAGCGACGCTCAAGAACCATTTGAAGATAATGAGGGTGAGGCTGTCTTCGTTGCAAGCAGGATGGGCACTCAACAGCGTGTTAAGGATAAAGTCCTCAATACTGTGCGAGAGGCGGGGTATTGGATTGCAACAGTAGGTGATTTGATCATCATGTTGGCGTTTCAATTGTACGGACTCCTCACTAAGCAAGCCCTTCAGCGGCGCGCTGCTCTTGCTAGGCGTTTACCCGAGGGTCTACCATTGTACCCCCTGCCATGACGTCGAAAACGATCAAGAAGGCATCATTAACCAAGAGAAAGTCACCCAGGCGCGCGCGAACGACCGGCACAACCTCGCGGTCTGGTCTCGTACCGCCGTCTGTAGAAGAGCTGTTTGCCAAGGCCTTCCGTTTGAGTCCGCACCCGATCGGGATTATCGAGATGGAAACGGGGCGCTGTCTCGGAGTCAACGACGCCTGTCTAGAGATCTTTGGGTTTCAACGGCACGAGGTCATCGGGAAAACGACGCTGATGTTGGGGATTTGGCCTGATCCTCAAGAGCGGGTCCGGCTCATCGATCGGTTGAGGGCTGAAGGAAAAGTCCGAAATCTCGAAGTGTCCATGCGAGTGAGAGATGGAGCACTGCGCCGATTTATTATTTCAACTGACTGGATCACGCTCAGGGGAAACCGGTGCCTATTGACGATCGACAACGATATCACCGAGCGCAAGCAGGCGGAAGAGGCACTCCATCAGAAGCAACTTGAGTTACAGCAGTCACAAGCACAACTCCAAGACCTAGCGTCAAAGCTCCTCACGGCACAGGATAGTGAGCGTCAGCGGATCGCGCGCGACCTGCACGATGATTTCAGCCAGCGGCTGGTCGCCCTGACGCTCGATCTAGCGGCACTCGATCGCCAGCCCTCGCTCTCGCCAGAGTCGCTCGGCAAAGCCCTGGAGCCGGTGCGCGAAGAACTGGCTCAGCTCTCCGATGACCTGCGCCGGTTAGCCCATCGTCTGCACCCGTCCTTGTTGAAACATGCAGGACTCCGGGCGGCACTTGAAGAACATATTCAGCAGGCCATGAAACGAACGGAGCTGCGCATTACGCTGAAAGTCGGCAACGTGCCCGAGTCGCTCCCGCTCGACAGCGCGACCTGCCTGTTCCGGGTGTGTCAGGAAAGTCTTCAGAATGTGGTGAAGCATGCGAATGCAACGGAAGTCCTCGTCAAATTGAGCGGCTCGTCGAAGGGGATCGGCCTCTCGGTGACGGACAATGGAAGGGGCTTCGATCTCCATGTGTCAGCGGTCATGCAATAATCCCCAGATGTGGTCAATGAATTCTCCCCACCCTCTCACCGAAGGAGGGATGTGATGGAACTTGACGATAGCAAGGAGACAACGATCATACCGTCCCAGGTAGACCACACTCGGGAGGTATGTATGGTGGATCAAGAGCGGTGGGCGGAGATTCGACGGTTGCGTCATGAAGAGCGGGGATCCATTTCAGGGATTGCGCGGCGGTTGGACCTGGATCGGAAGACCGTGCGGCGCAGTCTGCAGCAGACGACGTGGCAACCCTATCGCCGAGCGGCGATGACGGAGACGCTGCTGACCGCCCATGCCGACTTTGTGCGGACCCGTGCGTCGCAGGTTAATTATTCGGCGCGGATTCTCTATCAGGAACTGCGAGCGAGCCACGAGTACATCGGCAGTTATGAGACGGTGAAGCGAGGGGTGGCGCCGCTGCGTGAGGGTCAGCTGCAGGCGGAGCGGGCCCTCCTCCGCTTTGAGACACCGCCGGGCCAGCAGAGTCAGATTGATTGGGGCCAAGCCACCGTGCCCTTCCGCGCCGGCCCGACGGTGGTGCACGTGTTCGTGTTGACGTTGGGGTTCAGCCGACGTGGGTTCTATTACGCCTGTGCCGATGAGCGGCTGGCGCAGTTTCTCGAGGCCCATGAACGGGCTTTTGCGCATTTCGGTGGCCACACGCGAGAGCATCTGTATGACCGACCGCGAACCGTCTGTTATGCGGATGAGACGGGGCGGCGGCTCTGGAATCCCACCTTCAAAGCCTTCGCCGACTATTGGGGCTTTGAGCCGCGCGTGTGTCGGCCCTATCGGGCCCAGACCAAGGG
This region of Nitrospira sp. genomic DNA includes:
- a CDS encoding universal stress protein, which gives rise to MRVVIGVDWSDQAFAAVTQTFQLYHPTDVTIVHGVDLGILKHPFVAQASNVQGYDDFRNAMVDSGRQLLERAAAMVPAEVTPIRKVNEIGSPAQLILDSADNLSADLIVVGVRGRSRLSEVVLGSVSHRVLLHGSRPVLIVRGAARKVQRVLVAIEDRDDADRIAKWLTQHPFADPTELCVLHALTPIGVNDPYDALGTGTWWEGAERYAEELVNSTAAKLFNPRYTVSTKVATGNPASVIEQEAKGRDLVVVTSHGRKGISRFLLGSVSHAVVHHVTCPVLVLR
- a CDS encoding phosphoribosyltransferase, whose product is MAFRNREEAGRRLVERLIRYRDEPAAIILALPSGGVAVGYQLSVGLHLPLDVFIARKLGAPDNPEYALGAVAETGTVFLNPEAMAAFHLSRPDIQTSIQVQQQEIVRREHLYRQGRRLPTLTDRIVILVDDGIATGSTFFASVQSIRHLKPGRLIGAIPVGPVETIREARTQVDELVVLVTPDPFLAVGTHYIDFAQVSDHDVVEYLNLAEEGMRERSRSSV
- a CDS encoding Hsp20/alpha crystallin family protein: MSGLTRWEPTTRWNPFKELEEMEKRLSSFFGRTPVSTGDKKEAITVAEWSPLVDILEDEKEYVIKAEVPEMTKEEIKINVHDDVLAISGERKYEKEEKGKKYHRVERAYGSFMRSFVLPEDADGSKVNAEYKDGVLKVHLPKSEKAKPKAIEVKVA
- a CDS encoding PAS domain S-box protein, which encodes MTSKTIKKASLTKRKSPRRARTTGTTSRSGLVPPSVEELFAKAFRLSPHPIGIIEMETGRCLGVNDACLEIFGFQRHEVIGKTTLMLGIWPDPQERVRLIDRLRAEGKVRNLEVSMRVRDGALRRFIISTDWITLRGNRCLLTIDNDITERKQAEEALHQKQLELQQSQAQLQDLASKLLTAQDSERQRIARDLHDDFSQRLVALTLDLAALDRQPSLSPESLGKALEPVREELAQLSDDLRRLAHRLHPSLLKHAGLRAALEEHIQQAMKRTELRITLKVGNVPESLPLDSATCLFRVCQESLQNVVKHANATEVLVKLSGSSKGIGLSVTDNGRGFDLHVSAVMQ
- the istA gene encoding IS21 family transposase; this encodes MVDQERWAEIRRLRHEERGSISGIARRLDLDRKTVRRSLQQTTWQPYRRAAMTETLLTAHADFVRTRASQVNYSARILYQELRASHEYIGSYETVKRGVAPLREGQLQAERALLRFETPPGQQSQIDWGQATVPFRAGPTVVHVFVLTLGFSRRGFYYACADERLAQFLEAHERAFAHFGGHTREHLYDRPRTVCYADETGRRLWNPTFKAFADYWGFEPRVCRPYRAQTKGKVESGVKYLKRNFLPGRTFVDLVDFQTQLDEWTATIADRRIHGTTHEEPLVRFARERNHLVPLADQRAFQQEARVSRIVAEDYLVSLATNRYSVPFRLIGQRVEVQRRGDTVHIFHRDQEIATHPVLPGQHQFRIQPEHGPGASARLARHRRSTVSDRSPRPDALPEVEVRDLAWYEAVCERTASQEGRP